The genomic interval TGCCACGCGTTTTAAACGGATTAGGCATTGCTATATTATCTACTTCCAAAGGTGTGATCACCGATAAAGAAGCCAGGCAATTGAATATAGGTGGGGAAGTATTGTGCTACGTTTATTAAGATAATACAATCATGTCAAGAATTGGAAAAAAACCGATTACTCTCCCTGCGAATGTTACAATTTCTGTTGGTACAGATAACAATGTAACGGTAAAGGGGCCTAAAGGTACGCTGGTGCAAAATGTCGACCCAGATATTAAGGTATCTGTACAAGAAAAAGAGATTATTGTTGAGCGTCCTACTGAGCAAAAACGCCATAAAGCGCTACATGGTTTATATCGTGCCCTTGTAAATAATATGGTTGAGGGAGTAAGCAATGGTTATAAATTACAACTGGAAATTGTAGGGGTTGGTTACAAAGCGACGGCTACAAATAATGTGTTAGAATTAAGCTTAGGGTATTCTCATAATATCTATTTGGCTATTCCTAAAGAAATTAAAGTAACTACACTGACTGAAAAAGGTAAAAACCCAACAATCACTTTAGAAGGAATAGATAAACAATTAGTTGGGCAGGTAGCTGCTAAAATCAAGTCTTTAAGAAAAGTAGAGCCTTACAAAGGTAAAGGTGTAAGATCAGTAGGGGAACAAGTAAGAAGAAAAGCTGGTAAAACCGCTTCTAAAAAATAATTAAGTAATGGCTACAAAGAAAGAGCAAAGAAGGCTGCGTATTAAACATGGCATCCGCAGCAAGGTTTCCGGGACCTCTGAAAAACCAAGATTAACTGTTTTTAGATCAAATACCGGTATATATGCACAGTTGA from Rhodocytophaga rosea carries:
- the rplF gene encoding 50S ribosomal protein L6 — its product is MSRIGKKPITLPANVTISVGTDNNVTVKGPKGTLVQNVDPDIKVSVQEKEIIVERPTEQKRHKALHGLYRALVNNMVEGVSNGYKLQLEIVGVGYKATATNNVLELSLGYSHNIYLAIPKEIKVTTLTEKGKNPTITLEGIDKQLVGQVAAKIKSLRKVEPYKGKGVRSVGEQVRRKAGKTASKK